The Rhizobium sp. WSM4643 genome contains the following window.
TATGCGACGGCGACGCAGGAAATTGCCGGCCTCGGCGGTGACTCGCAGTTCTACAAGATCTACGGCAAGGCCCGCTACTACCATCTGCTTGCCGACGATGCCGATATCATCGGCTCGGTCTCGGGTTCGGCTGGTTATGTCGTCCCCTTCGGCGACCATCTGAACGTCTTCGATCAGTTCACGCTGACCAACGGCGATATTCGCGGCTTCGAGAACAAGGGTATCGGCCCGCGCATCACCGGGGACCACGATGACCCGCTCGGTGGCACGACCTATTTCACGGCGTCTGCTGAAGCGACCTTCCCAATGCCGGGCTTCCCGCGTGACTTCAATCTGCGCGGCGCAGTCTTTGCCGATGCCGGCACGCTGTTTGGCAATGATGTCGAGCTTCTCGGGGCCGACCAGGCCGAGGGCACCAGCGCTTCGCTGCGTGCTTCCGTCGGTGTCGGTGTCGTCTGGCAGTCTCCCTTCGGTGCATTGCGTCTGGATTACGCGATCCCGGTCCTCAAGGAAGACTTCGACAAGACGCAGAACTTCAAGTTTGGCATCAACAACCAATTCTGATATCGGCAGTCCGGAACTGTAAGACTCAATTCCGTTCTGGAGCATTGCCGATGGAGCAAAACGTTTTTTTTCTGCCCCATGAAGGTCTGAGGCTCGCTGAGCTGGCAGAGTTTCTTGGGGCGGAGCTTGTCAATTCCGACCATGCCGATGTTATCGTCAGGTCCGTTGCCCCCATCAGCCGGGCACGGGCAGGCGATATCTGTTATATCCTGTCGCGCCGCAGCCGCGATGAACTGGCGACATGCGAAGCCTCGGCGGTGATCTGCGACAAGGCGCTCGCCGATCTCGTCCCTCAACATCTCCCTGTCATGCTGTCGTCCAATCCGCATGCGGCCTTCGCGATGGCAGGCGGCCTGTTCTATCCCACGGCATTGCGCCCGGTCGCCTTTTCCGGTGAAAGCGAGATCGCGCCAAGCGCGGTGATCAATCCGAGCGCCAAGCTTGAAAAGGGCGTGATCGTCGAGCCGATGGCCGTCATCGGGGCGCATGCCGAGATCGGCGAAGGGACGCGTATCGGCGCGCACAGTGTGATCGGCCCGAATGTCAAGATTGGCCGGGATTGTTCGATTGCGGCCGGCGCGAGCATTCTCTGCGCTCTGCTCGGCAACGGCGTCATTATCCACAACGGCGTCCGCATCGGCCAGGATGGTTTCGGTTATGCGCCGGGTCCGCGCGGCATGATCAAGATCGTCCAGATTGGCCGGGTGATCATCCAGGATAATGTCGAGATCGGCGCCAACACCACGATCGACCGTGGCGCCATGGACGATACGGTGATCGGTGAAGGCACCAAGATCGACAACCAGGTACAGATCGGCCACAACGTTCAGATCGGCCGCCATTGCGCCATTGTCGCGCAGGTCGGCATTGCCGGCAGCGCGAAGATCGGCAATGGCGTGCAGATCGGCGGCCAGGTCGGCATCAAGGGGCATGTGACGATCGGCGACGGCGTGCAGATCGCCGCCCAAAGCGGTATCATGACCGATCTTGCCGCCGGCGGACAATATGGTGGTACACCTGCGCGTCCGCTGAATGACTATCTGAGAGATGTTGCACAACTGATGTCCAAGACCAGGGTGCGCGGAAAGAAACCTGGAGGCGAGAAAAATGACTGAGGAAGCCACGACAACGCTTTCTTCGGCTGACATCATCGAGATCATGAAGCTGCTGCCGCATCGTTACCCGTTTCTCATGGTCGACAAGATCATCGAGATCGACGGCGATAACACGGCGATCGGCATCAAGAACGTCACAGTGAATGAACCGCATTTCACCGGCCATTTTCCGGAATCTCCAATCATGCCCGGCGTGCTCTTGATCGAGGGCATGGCTCAGACCGCGGGTGCGATCTGTGCCAAGAAGGATGGCCAGCCGGGCAACCTCGTCTATTTCATGACCATCGAGAATGCGCGCTTCCGCAAGCCCGTCGTGCCCGGCGATCGTGTTGAATTCCATGTCAGGAAGCAGAAGCAGCGTGGCAATATCTGGAAATTCCATTGCGATGCCAAGGTCGACGGCGCGCTTGTTGCCGAGGCCGATATCGGCGCGATGATCGTTCGTAAGGATCAGGCATGAGCACTATCGCCGAAAGCGCCCGCATCCATCCGATGGCTGTCGTTGAAGACGGCGCGACCATCGGTGAGGGCGTCAAGATCGGTCCCTTCTGCCATGTCGGCTCGCACGTCATCCTGCATGCGAACGTCGAGCTTTTGTCGCATGCGGTCGTGACCGGCCGCACCGTGATCGGCAAGGGCACGCGCATCTTCCCGATGGCGGTCGTCGGCGGCGATCCGCAGAGCGTGCATCATGGCGGCGAGGAGACGACGCTGACGGTGGGCGCCAACTGCACGATCCGCGAAGGCGTGACGATGAATACCGGCACGGCCGATTTTGGTGGCCAGACAATCGTCGGCGACAATAACCTCTTCCTTGCCAATTCGCATGTCGCGCACGACTGCCGGGTCGGCAATCATGTGATCATGTCGAACAACGTCATGCTCGCCGGCCATGTCGTCATCGAGGATCGCGTCATCCTGGGCGGCGGTTCGGCCGTTCACCAGTTCACCCGCGTCGGCCGTCAGGCCTTCGTCGGCGGGCTCTCGGCAGTGAGTTACGACGTCATTCCCTATGGCATGCTGAACGGCAATCCCGGGCTGCTGAGCGGCCTCAACGTCGTCGGCATGACGCGCGCCGGCGTCGACCGCGCCGTCATTCACAGGGTACGTCGCGCCTACAAGTCGATCTTCGAAGGAACGGGCTCCGTCCGTGAAAACGCCGCCGCCATCCGCGAAGAATATGCCGATTGCGAGCCGGTGGTCCACATCCTCGACTTCATCGCCGCCGACAGCGACCGTGCCTTATCCTCGCCGACCCGGGGGCAGAAGGGTTAGTCCGTGGCTTTATCAGGCGACACCGCTGCGGGCCGGCTGGCGATCATCGCCGGCGGCGGCCTTCTGCCTTCCTATGTCGCCGAAGCCGCGCGCGCGGCGGGCGAAAATCCCGTCATCGTCGCGCTGAAGGATGAAAGCGACCGGCGTTGGGAAGCGTATGACCATGCCGTCATCGGCATCGGCGATTTTGCAGCTCTCGAGGGCCTCTTGAACCGCTACGGCATCGGCCGTGTCGTCATGTCCGGCAGCGTGCGGCGCCGGCCGGAATGGCGCGAGGTGCGCCCGACGCTGCGCACTCTGATGAAGATGCCGGCCGTGATCCGCACCTTGCTTTCTGGCGGCGACGATAAGGTGCTGCAGATGGTGATCCGGCTGATCGAGGGAAACGGCAGGCGTGTCGTCGGTGCCCATGAGATCGCCCCCGACCTTCTTGCCGCCGTCGGCCCGCTCGGCACGGCGATACCGGGCGAAGAAGACCGGCGCGATATCAACCGTGCAGCGGAAGCCGCCGAGATGCTCGGCCGGCTCGATGTCGGCCAAGGCGCCGTCGCCATCGGCGGGCGCATCGTCGCGCTGGAGGGGCTGGAAGGCACGGACGAGATGCTGGAGCGTGTCGCCGGTCTGAGAGCCGCCGGACGCATCTCTCCACGCCGTCGCGGCGCGCTCGTCAAGCTCTGCAAGCCTCAGCAGGATATTCGCGCAGACCTGCCGGCAATCGGCGTTTCCACGGTCCTGAATGCAAAGAAGGCGGGGCTTGCCGGCGTGGCGGTCGAGGCAGGCCGTTCGCTGGTGCTCGATCGCGGCGCCGTCCTCAAGGCCGCCGATGAGGCCGGGCTTTTCGTCTGCGGCATCGATCGCGAGCTGCCGGCATGGGGGCTCGAATGACCGGGGCGCCGCTGAAGATCGCCGTCATCGCCGGCGAGGTGTCGGGCGACCTGCTCGGCGCCGATCTGGTTGCGGCCCTGAAGCGGATCCATGCCGGACCGATCGAACTCGTCGGTGTCGGCGGCGAGGGGCTTCAGGCCCAAGGTTTGAAATCGCTGTTCGATTTTTCCGAGCTGTCGATCATGGGCATCACCCAGGTGCTGAGCCGGCTGCCAAGGCTCTATACCCTGATCCGGAAGACAACGGCTGCCATCGTCGCCGCCAGGCCGGACATACTTCTCATTATCGATAGCCCAGACTTCACCCACCGAGTCGCTAAGCGTGTCCGGATCGCACTGCCCGATCTGCCGGTCGTCAATTATGTCTGTCCGAGCGTCTGGGCCTGGAAGGAATATCGCGCCACGCGCATGCTGCCCTATGTCGATCATGTGCTCGCCGTCCTGCCCTTCGAGCCGGCGACGATGCGTGCGCTCGGCGGGCCTGAGACCACCTATGTCGGCCATCGCCTGATCGCTGATCCGGCGCTGCTCGAAGCGCGGCGGCTGCGCGCCGGCAGCGCATCTGTCGGGGAAGCGGGCAAGACCATCCTGATGCTTCCGGGGTCAAGATCCTCCGAAATCGCCAAACTCCTGCCGTTCTTCGAGGATGCGGCCAATGAACTCGTCGCCCGCAACGGCCCGATGCGATTCCTGCTGCCGACCGTGCCGCACAACGAAGCGCTGGTGAAGGGTCTGGTTGCCGGCTGGGCCACGCCGCCGGAGGTGGCGGTCGGGCCGGCGCAGAAATGGAAGGCCTTTGCCGAAGCGGATGCGGCGATGGCAGCCTCCGGCACGGTGATCCTCGAACTCGCCCTTGCCGGCGTGCCGACGGTGTCCGTCTACAAGACGGATTGGATCATCCGCCTGCTCGCCCCGCGCATCAAGGTGTGGACGGGCGCATTGCCGAATATCATCGCCGATTATGCCGTCGTGCCGGAATATCTGAACGAGATCGTTCGCGGCGCCAGCCTGGCGCGCTGGATGGAGCGGCTGTCGGCCGACACGTTCCAACTGAAGGCGATGAACGAGGGTTATGATCTCGTCTGGCAACGCATGCAGACCGAAAAGCCACCCGGCGAGCACGCTGCCGAGATCCTTCTCGACGTCTTGAAAAAGAAAAAACCCGATCGTTTCTGAACTGACCGGGTTTTCTTTTGGGATCCTTTGAAGCGATCAGCGCTTTGAAACCGGGATGTAATCGCGCTTCGGTTCGCCGACATAGAGCTGGCGCGGACGGCCGATGCGCTGTTCCGGATCCTCGATCATCTCGTTCCACTGCGCAATCCAGCCGACGGTGCGGGCGAGCGCGAAGAGCACGGTGAACATGGTCGTGGGGAAGCCCAGCGCCTTCAGCGTGATTCCGGAATAGAAGTCGATGTTCGGATAGAGCTTCTTCTCGATGAAATATTCGTCGGTGAGCGCGATGCGCTCCAACTCCATGGCCACTTCGAGCAATGGATCGTCCTTGATGCCGAGTTCGCCGAGCACTTCATGCGTCGTTTTCTGCATGATCTTGGCGCGCGGATCATAGTTCTTGTAGACACGGTGACCGAAGCCCATCAGGCGGAACGGATCGTTCTTGTCCTTGGCGCGAGCGACATATTCCGGAATGTGGTCGACCGTGCCGATTTCCGTCAGCATGTTGAGCGCTGCTTCGTTGGCGCCGCCGTGGGCGGGGCCCCAGAGGCAGGCGATGCCGGCGGCGATGCAGGCGAACGGGTTGGCGCCCGACGAACCGGCGAGACGGACGGTCGAGGTCGAGGCGTTTTGCTCGTGATCGGCATGCAGGATGAAGATGCGGTCCATGGCGCGGGCAAGCACCGGATTGACCACATATTCCTCGCAAGGCACGGCAAAGCACATGCGCAGGAAGTTCGAGGCATAGTCGAGGTCGTTCTTCGGATAAACGAAGGGCTGGCCGATATGGTACTTGTAGGCCATGGCGGCAAGCGTCGGCATCTTGGCGATCATCCGCAGGCTGGCGACCATGCGCTGGTGCGGATCGGTGATGTCGGTGGAGTCGTGATAGAAGGCCGACAGCGCGCCGACGCAGCCGCACATGACGGCCATCGGATGCGCATCGCGGCGGAAGCCGGTGAAGAAGCGGCTCATCTGCTCGTGCACCATGGTGTGGTGCGTGACGCGATAATCGAAATCCTTCTTCTGCACGGTGGTCGGCAGTTCGCCGTAAAGCAGCAGGTAGCAGACCTCGAGGAAGTCGCCATGCTCGGCGAGCTGCTCGATCGGATAGCCGCGGTGCAACAGGACACCTTCGTCGCCGTCGATGTAAGTGATTTTCGATTCACAGGATGCCGTCGAGGTGAAACCCGGATCGTAGGTGAAGGAAGCCGTATTCTTGTAGAGGGCACCGATATCGATGACGCTCGGGCCGATCGTGCCGCTTTTGACAGCAAGGTCGACAGACTTGTCACCGATTTTTATTGTAGCGCTTTGATCCGTCATGCTGATCCTCCGAAATGGCGGTGGCGCCATAAAAGCGCCATAGGGGTTAAGCGTCCTCACCGATAGCTATATGATCGCGAAGCTAATGCCAAGTTACCGTGACGGCATTTTGTGCATTGCGGTATCACCTTTTAGGCACTGCAGCGATGAGCCGCACGCATATCGGAAGCCGATGATTCAACTCGTCTTTTGGCGCTTGCGATTTTCCCTCGTATTTCAATCGATTATGCTTGCCGGATTTGATCGGAGGTTGCATTCTGGCCGCCTTCGCAGCTGGGCTTGGGCGGCACATGCAGGAGTTGACCACAGTCGAATTGCGGCCGGAAGCAGGCGAAGGCCTCGCTGACTCCGCCGGTTTTTCTCCACCTGTCATGGTGACGCGCCCGACAAGAACGCAGTCGACGAGCCCCTTGCGGCACCGGCTGCCGGCAGCAGCCTCGCAATCGCTGCGTATCGGCATGCGCATGCTGAGCGAAGAGGCGGACCACGGCCGTCTGCTGCTGGTCTCGCCTGTCTTCCTCGGTGCCGGGTCAGCCTTCTGGTTTCTTGCGGCATCGGACTTTCCGCTCGTTGCATCGCTGCTCTGCCTGTTGCTGCTGATCGTCGCCGTTCTCATCGCCAGCCGCAGCCGGGCGGCATTGCGGGCAACCCTGCTGGCGCTTGCACTTGTGGCCTGCGGCATGGCCTCCGCGCAGCTCGAGAGCTGGCGGGCTTCGACCGTGATCCTCGATTCCGCCGTCACGACGACGGTGACCGGCCGTGTGGAACGGCGCGAAGGCGACGGTCGCGGCCGGTGGCGCTACATTCTTGCCGTCACCGGTACGGAGGCGCCGGAAGTGAAGCGGTCGCCCGAACGCATAACCGCGATCACCCGCGGCGCAGACGCGCCCTTCGAGATCGGTGATATCATAACCGGCAGGGCGCGGCTGACGCCGCCGGCAGGTCCAGCACTTCCTGAGCTCAACGACTTCTCCTT
Protein-coding sequences here:
- the lpxB gene encoding lipid-A-disaccharide synthase encodes the protein MTGAPLKIAVIAGEVSGDLLGADLVAALKRIHAGPIELVGVGGEGLQAQGLKSLFDFSELSIMGITQVLSRLPRLYTLIRKTTAAIVAARPDILLIIDSPDFTHRVAKRVRIALPDLPVVNYVCPSVWAWKEYRATRMLPYVDHVLAVLPFEPATMRALGGPETTYVGHRLIADPALLEARRLRAGSASVGEAGKTILMLPGSRSSEIAKLLPFFEDAANELVARNGPMRFLLPTVPHNEALVKGLVAGWATPPEVAVGPAQKWKAFAEADAAMAASGTVILELALAGVPTVSVYKTDWIIRLLAPRIKVWTGALPNIIADYAVVPEYLNEIVRGASLARWMERLSADTFQLKAMNEGYDLVWQRMQTEKPPGEHAAEILLDVLKKKKPDRF
- the lpxD gene encoding UDP-3-O-(3-hydroxymyristoyl)glucosamine N-acyltransferase, with the protein product MEQNVFFLPHEGLRLAELAEFLGAELVNSDHADVIVRSVAPISRARAGDICYILSRRSRDELATCEASAVICDKALADLVPQHLPVMLSSNPHAAFAMAGGLFYPTALRPVAFSGESEIAPSAVINPSAKLEKGVIVEPMAVIGAHAEIGEGTRIGAHSVIGPNVKIGRDCSIAAGASILCALLGNGVIIHNGVRIGQDGFGYAPGPRGMIKIVQIGRVIIQDNVEIGANTTIDRGAMDDTVIGEGTKIDNQVQIGHNVQIGRHCAIVAQVGIAGSAKIGNGVQIGGQVGIKGHVTIGDGVQIAAQSGIMTDLAAGGQYGGTPARPLNDYLRDVAQLMSKTRVRGKKPGGEKND
- the gltA gene encoding citrate synthase; translated protein: MTDQSATIKIGDKSVDLAVKSGTIGPSVIDIGALYKNTASFTYDPGFTSTASCESKITYIDGDEGVLLHRGYPIEQLAEHGDFLEVCYLLLYGELPTTVQKKDFDYRVTHHTMVHEQMSRFFTGFRRDAHPMAVMCGCVGALSAFYHDSTDITDPHQRMVASLRMIAKMPTLAAMAYKYHIGQPFVYPKNDLDYASNFLRMCFAVPCEEYVVNPVLARAMDRIFILHADHEQNASTSTVRLAGSSGANPFACIAAGIACLWGPAHGGANEAALNMLTEIGTVDHIPEYVARAKDKNDPFRLMGFGHRVYKNYDPRAKIMQKTTHEVLGELGIKDDPLLEVAMELERIALTDEYFIEKKLYPNIDFYSGITLKALGFPTTMFTVLFALARTVGWIAQWNEMIEDPEQRIGRPRQLYVGEPKRDYIPVSKR
- the fabZ gene encoding 3-hydroxyacyl-ACP dehydratase FabZ, which gives rise to MTEEATTTLSSADIIEIMKLLPHRYPFLMVDKIIEIDGDNTAIGIKNVTVNEPHFTGHFPESPIMPGVLLIEGMAQTAGAICAKKDGQPGNLVYFMTIENARFRKPVVPGDRVEFHVRKQKQRGNIWKFHCDAKVDGALVAEADIGAMIVRKDQA
- a CDS encoding LpxI family protein; translated protein: MALSGDTAAGRLAIIAGGGLLPSYVAEAARAAGENPVIVALKDESDRRWEAYDHAVIGIGDFAALEGLLNRYGIGRVVMSGSVRRRPEWREVRPTLRTLMKMPAVIRTLLSGGDDKVLQMVIRLIEGNGRRVVGAHEIAPDLLAAVGPLGTAIPGEEDRRDINRAAEAAEMLGRLDVGQGAVAIGGRIVALEGLEGTDEMLERVAGLRAAGRISPRRRGALVKLCKPQQDIRADLPAIGVSTVLNAKKAGLAGVAVEAGRSLVLDRGAVLKAADEAGLFVCGIDRELPAWGLE
- the lpxA gene encoding acyl-ACP--UDP-N-acetylglucosamine O-acyltransferase, encoding MSTIAESARIHPMAVVEDGATIGEGVKIGPFCHVGSHVILHANVELLSHAVVTGRTVIGKGTRIFPMAVVGGDPQSVHHGGEETTLTVGANCTIREGVTMNTGTADFGGQTIVGDNNLFLANSHVAHDCRVGNHVIMSNNVMLAGHVVIEDRVILGGGSAVHQFTRVGRQAFVGGLSAVSYDVIPYGMLNGNPGLLSGLNVVGMTRAGVDRAVIHRVRRAYKSIFEGTGSVRENAAAIREEYADCEPVVHILDFIAADSDRALSSPTRGQKG